ccagcacttgggaagcagaggcaggcaaatctctgtgagttcaagaccagcctgatctacaagagctatttcctggacaggctccaaagctacacagggaaaccgtgtcttgaaaaaccaaatatatataaacaaagtGTACCATATTTCACTGAGGGTTCAGCACTGCTTTGCCATATGCCAGGATCCCAGCAGCCTGAGGCCACCCTGTCAGCTTCAGGGCTTTGAAATTCAGCTGAAGTCCCCATGACAACCCAATTCTGGGTCCTTAGAACTTCCATCCAAAGCAAGCatttaagctgggtgtggtggcacatgcctttaatcccagcactgggaggtagaagcaggtggatctctgtgggttcaaggccaacctggtctatacacaatacagccagggctgcatggcAAGATCTTgtcccaaagcaaaacaaaacaaaagcaagcatttaaaattacatatttcaGGGTTGGATGATGGACCTTAGTTGACAAAGTTCTTGCCTAGCGTGCATGatgccctgggtttcatccccagtacCAGATATACCAAGCAtcgcacatgcctgtaatcctagcactcaggagatggaggcaggagatgagaaATTCATGATTATCCATGGCTAtataagactctatctcaaaagagGTCATatattgaggctggagagatggcccagaagtgaagatcactggctgctcttctagaagactcaggttcaattctctGCAACCATCAGTTGTTAGTCTTCAGTTCCAGGAAATTTGAATCCCTCTGCGCATACTAGGCACACAAATGATGCCCAgatatgcatgtaggcaaaacacccatacacataaaattaaattaaattacaaaGCCACCTAAGGAACAGGGAACAGCATTTTAGGataggggacagaaagattgtgaaAGTCacaggatcagggagtttgctctgagattgtgtctcctaggaatatcAGAAGATACACCCACACAACACCACGACTACCCAAACATGAGCGGATcaaggacaacaatagacatgccagTGGGGACAAGGAaaagcccaggaggcctcagTCCTACACAGAGAgctacaggcagctaaggaaggctgagaatgggagaaatagtcttccccagggaagagtaaACCAACTGGCtatccaacaccaaatggtcagccctggaaCATACTTATGAGTGACACACAGACTGAGCGGATTGGACTTAGgaatatgtgtacatgcatgtaacaACAGCCAGTgtaaaaaagaggtcatgaagaaAGTAAGGAGGGGCAAATGGGAGGgcttggaggaaagaaagggaagggataaaTGACACGATCTCAAGAAGTCATATATTCATCCATAAATTCCTTCAGTTAGCCACTCAGCTGTCTGTCCATCTATGCACTTCTCTATACATTAATTTATCTCTCCACATGGCCACCTTTCCTATCTCCTGTCCATCCATTTACGTCAGTGCATTCAGAAGCACATCAACAGAGCATTCATTGCTTCACCCAGCCACTGGACTGACAAAATGTGTGTGCTAGACAACATTCTAGGATAGGTGCCCAATGGATAGTCACTCTATATGGTATAGATACTGTGAGGAAATGTGGGAAGTGGAGCAAGGTAAGGGGCTGTGTCACCAGGGTGGACAGGCGGGAAGTGGTGGTTTTCAGAGAGGTGCCCAGGGTGGATCCCTCCAAGGAAGTGTCATGGAGGAGGATTTTAGAGGTGAAGGCCTGGATGCTATGATGTCCAAGGATGGAACTGATCAAGGAGGATACTGGACAAAAAGTGTCAGTGTCCAGTGGACCAGTGTCATCTGATGTCACTCAGCACCAAGGGAGCTCAGAGCTGTGGAGGGCAGTGATGGCAGCGAAAGGCCCAGGCAGCCACTGGTGCTGTCTTAGCTGAGGCTTGTAGCAATTGGGTGTTGGTTAGTAGGATATGAAAAGCAGGCAGTCTCTGAATTTCTAAAACTAAATCTGGCCTGCATGTAAAGCAGCTGAATCTGAAAGATTATGTGGTTGTCTCTGTTGGGCAATGAGCTAATATGAAGCAAATGAGATGGGGCCAACAGACAGGGGTTGACCATCAAATGGGTGTCCTTCAAATGGGTCAGCCATGTCCCCACTCTTACAGTGTCTCCCAGTCCTCCATCTCTCTTCACCTTGACTTTGCACAGCCAGGCGAGGAGAGTGTTAgggttacaggtgtacaccatcaTACCCAGGTCTTTGTGGCTCTTAGGGGCAGGTAGACAGCAGATGAGAACAGCTCCAGACAGCTGTGTCTGTGCCTGTCGTGTGGGGAGCAGAGAGGCCATGGTGGCTTTGCATGAGTGGGCAGATGGAGAGGAGCAAAAGTGACCCTGGAGGCTCTGCCACTGGAGCTGGGTCTGCTTGGATCTGGATAGGGAGCCCATGGGACCAGTGGCTTGTGATCTATCAGTCCCCAGCCATGGCCCCCTAGCCTTTCTCAATTGTCTGAAGTGGAAGCCTCCTTCCTAGGTTGGCAGAACACATGGCTCTAAACACCAAATTCCCTGTCATTAGGTGGCCTCACTGGCTGCAGTGGCCAGTGTGCTCCAGTCATGGGACCTGAGCCTCACAGAGGCTATGCTCCAGAACATGGAGGCTGAGCAGCAGCGCAGGGCCCAGGAGGCCCAGAAGCACAAGGAGATAGAGGCTAAGCGGTGTGCCAAGGGGGCTGGGAGGGCTGGGGGCGGGGGATGGAAATGACATGGATGACTTTGAGCAGCAGGCTTCTTCCCACTGCAGCATCAACCTCAAGGTGGAGCAGCTGGCTAAGGAACAACAGAGGTGTCACAAGGAGGTGAGCTGTGACCTAGGCCTCCCTCTAGGAAGGAGACCTGCAGGAGGGTTGGGTAGGGGTAAGTTGCTGGGGTCTGCAAACCTCGTCTGCCCGCAGCTACAACAGGCCTATTGCGAGCTCAATCGGAGGATCACAGAGCATGATAAGTGTGAGAGGAAGCGCATGGGCAAGACTGAGCTCACACTGCAGGTGGCTCCCCAGGCCCCACACCAGTCTGGGGGTTCTCCTTCCAAGGGAAGGGATTTCAGGCATCTTTGCCTTTTAAACCTAAGGTGTCACTTAGTAACAGTGGCCTTGGGGGCATGGGTGGAGCCAGGAGGTCCTGGCAGGCACTGACCTCTTGTGTCTGGGCAGCCAATCCTACCCCCACCCTCCCACAAAGTAGGTGGTAACTCTGAGGGGATGGGGAGATCAATGGTCACCATGGCCCCTTCTTTAGGCCATCAAGGACGCAGAAGCCCAAGTGGAACTATTGCGGCTGGAGGCACAAAAGGCTGAAGAGACACTGGCCATGGCCAGGCTGGAGCTGCGGGAGCAGACCCAGGAGGGTGGGCAGGGTTGTGGTGGGGCAGCTGGGGACCTGGAGAGGTGATGCCAGGGAGGGGATTTGCAGTGGGACTTAGCATTTCCCACGCTCGGCAAACTAACACCTCCACAGAGGAAGAGCTGGCAGCACCTGGGCTGAGGTGCAGGGTCACAGAGCTTCACGATGTTCTGATGAAGGATGTGGGTGACCGGATCCGAGCTGATGGACGGTCAGTAtcaggctgggtgtgggtggCCAGAGGCGCCCACAGACTAGTGACCAGGTGGCTGCTTCAGGTGGCCTCTTGTCATCGACCCTTCTGGCCAGGCAGCCACTTTCCTGAGATACCAGGACACCAACTATGTGGACACCGTAAACCCGGAGCACTTGAGACCGGAGACAATTCGGCAGGCTCTGATAGGGGCACTCAGGTATGGCAGGCAGGGGCCAGGACAGCCCTATCCTGGGCCTTACCTGCCTCTTCACCAGACGCCCCTACAGGTACGGGAAGCCACTGGTGTTCGACCTGCGTGAAGTGAACCTGTTCCCAACCGTGCAGCAGCAGCTGGAGGCGGTACAGCCTGGCCTGGCACAGGCGCTGTTGAGTCGTGGGCTGCTGGCACAGGAAGGTTATTTGTCACTGCTTCGGCCCACTGACGGACCTGAGTATGACCCCTCCCAGTTCCAAGAGGCACGCTTAGAGCACTTCCGCCTCTTCTTTGTCACCCGAGTTCAGTGGCCACCAGATGACCAGCTGCAGATCCTGCTCCCAGTACGTGTGCAGCTGTCTGGTGGAGGATTCTAGACATACCCCAATAAAGCATGTGCCCCAGGCATTCATATGAGCAAGTCCACATCCCCAGCCAGTCTGGACCCAAGCAGGAGAACAGTGGCTTTCAAACCCCAAAGGGAGGAAGGCAGACTTGACTGAACACTGGCATCTTACAGAGTAGGAAGAGTCAGTACAAGCAGGTGGGAGGATAAATGGACAACAGAAGGTAAAATGTAGTTAACTTTATTCTCCTTAAACCACAAAATAGAGTCTTTGGTTGTACAAACATCACTAGTTACA
This DNA window, taken from Cricetulus griseus strain 17A/GY chromosome 2, alternate assembly CriGri-PICRH-1.0, whole genome shotgun sequence, encodes the following:
- the Iqank1 gene encoding putative IQ motif and ankyrin repeat domain-containing protein LOC642574 homolog isoform X2; the protein is MSSKKGGPKAAPGKRQAPLPGSKLRAAAGKPKDHQLQTKTGQPAKESYSENPEVPAAPTAQDKAATIIQCAFRQHLARKELARRGQERQKYLDEMEKLQREAYLALVRREQEAARRQREQEEAAERARREELQRRHRLLEAAFDGDLGEIRAVLKEVDQLLTREGVGQDEAGKARRLQRRVAMVECEDSHGNTPLSEAAAGGQPLAIQLLAELGASPNSKGAFGRTPLYRAAFGGHLEAVEVLLKLGADPRVYADDGSTPEQVASLAAVASVLQSWDLSLTEAMLQNMEAEQQRRAQEAQKHKEIEAKRINLKVEQLAKEQQRCHKELQQAYCELNRRITEHDKCERKRMGKTELTLQAIKDAEAQVELLRLEAQKAEETLAMARLELREQTQEEEELAAPGLRCRVTELHDVLMKDVGDRIRADGRWPLVIDPSGQAATFLRYQDTNYVDTVNPEHLRPETIRQALIGALRYGKPLVFDLREVNLFPTVQQQLEAVQPGLAQALLSRGLLAQEGYLSLLRPTDGPEYDPSQFQEARLEHFRLFFVTRVQWPPDDQLQILLPVRVQLSGGGF